A part of Miscanthus floridulus cultivar M001 chromosome 6, ASM1932011v1, whole genome shotgun sequence genomic DNA contains:
- the LOC136461008 gene encoding uncharacterized protein: protein MAGGNRAHGPSRFIHHLRMKRALGIPSSHRMWPAKQMRGRDRRRGTWWDHKLNCIAIEGQDFAQDTQEGGADRFELIPDSNEEEGVKGSSLLGDEDEYMPETQPHEIVTVSRIAGPCGNQGRGRLGTMLHQWRDLIFELEQEKEISKVNMESNKLQMDNVKFEKESGNVEMESDKSEMLSSKVHVDRVKLKKESAKLEVDNAKLEMESDKLDMSCAKVQMDTSKEEVDHKASFSDLETDDEGCWFQDGVDLRGHSQVEDVDLNEQGLLIFVVIRVGQLLFIKYDVNIIRVHFEVLYEIVQGFLVVLLVDHSNQMDCQHCHLYRSS, encoded by the exons ATGGCAGGCGGCAACAGGGCACATGGGCCTAGCCGGTTCATTCACCACTTGCGAATGAAGCGTGCCTTGGGAATCCCTTCAAGCCATAGGATGTGGCCTGCAAAGCAGATGCGCGGTCGGGATCGTCGTCGTGGAACTTGGTGGGACCATAAGCTTAATTGCATCGCCATCGAAGGACAGGATTTTGCTCAAGATACACAGGAAGGGGGTGCAGATCGATTCGAGTTGATACCTGATTCGAATGAAGAAGAAGGGGTTAAGGGTTCATCTTTGCTTGGCGATGAGGATGAGTACATGCCTGAGACGCAGCCACATGAAATTGTTACAGTGAGCAGAATTGCTGGGCCGTGTGGCAACCAAGGTCGTGGGCGTTTGGG TACTATGCTTCACCAGTGGCGTGACCTTATTTTTGAGCTGGAGCAGGAGAAGGAGATTTCCAAGGTAAACATGGAGAGCAACAAGCTGCAGATGGACAATGTCAAGTTTGAGAAGGAGAGTGGCAATGTGGAGATGGAGAGCGACAAGTCGGAGATGTTGTCTAGCAAGGTCCATGTTGATAGGGTCAAGTTGAAGAAGGAGAGTGCCAAGCTGGAGGTGGACAATGCGAAGTTGGAG ATGGAGAGCGACAAGCTAGACATGTCGTGTGCCAAGGTGCAGATGGATACTAGCAAGGAGGAGGTGGACCATAAAGCTAGCTTCTCTGATCTGGAAACTGATGATGAGGGATGTTGGTTTCAGGATGGTGTGGACTTGCGAGGCCATTCACAAGTGGAAGATGTTGACTTAAATGAACA GGGTTTGCTGATCTTCGTCGTCATCCGAGTCGGACAACtcctcttcatcaaatatgatgtCAACATCATCCGTGTACACTTCGAAGTCTTGTATGAGATCGTCCAAG GTTTCCTTGTTGTTCTACTAGTGGATCATTCAAATCAAATGGATTGCCAACATTGTCACCTGTATAGAAGCAGCTGA
- the LOC136459033 gene encoding RING-H2 finger protein ATL39-like, giving the protein MSTTTMKASDPGSAWFGSGAGRTPSAARTGHNARLITTAVAAFVSVLGLALFLHLYVCHVRRRNRRRAAARAAVLPTTAVAAPTKCGLDPAAIAALPTTIYRDDVGGEVGAGGTDECTICLGAVEDGEVVRELPACGHVFHVPCVDTWLASSSSCPVCRAEVEPPPPTATACSARFVQEKVQDAVKEEAGSCSSTPERGIGACASLMKMLSRDGPAPRRPQGAYADAGDLDDLERQQYAVAVNN; this is encoded by the coding sequence ATGTCGACGACGACGATGAAGGCGAGCGACCCGGGGTCCGCGTGGTTCGGCAGCGGCGCCGGCCGGACACCGTCGGCGGCGAGGACGGGCCACAACGCGCGTCTCATCACCACCGCGGTCGCCGCGTTCGTGTCCGTGCTCGGGCTTGCCCTCTTTCTCCACCTCTACGTCTGCCACGTCCGCCGCCGTAACCGGCGCCGCGCGGCGGCCAGAGCCGCCGTGCTGCCGACCACGGCGGTGGCGGCCCCGACGAAGTGCGGGCTGGATCCCGCGGCCATCGCGGCGctgccgaccaccatctacaggGATGACGTGGGCGGCGAGGTGGGCGCCGGCGGCACCGACGAGTGCACCATCTGCCTCGGCGCCGTGGAGGACGGCGAAGTGGTGCGCGAGCTCCCGGCCTGCGGCCACGTGTTCCACGTCCCCTGCGTCGACACCTGGCTCGCGTCAAGCTCGTCGTGCCCGGTCTGCCGCGCCGAggtggagccgccgccgccgacggcgaCGGCGTGCTCAGCTCGGTTCGTGCAGGAGAAGGTGCAGGACGCTGTGAAGGAGGAGGCCGGCAGCTGCAGCTCGACGCCGGAGCGGGGGATCGGTGCCTGTGCGTCGCTGATGAAGATGTTGAGCAGGGACGGGCCGGCGCCGCGAAGGCCACAGGGCGCCTACGCCGATGCCGGGGACTTGGACGACTTGGAACGGCAGCAGTATGCTGTTGCCGTGAATAATTAA